The sequence AGAATTACCCGAAAAAATGAAGGAAATGCACGATATAGAGCACAGCGGGGACCAGGCAAGGCATGTAATGATTAGAAAGCTGGCAAAAGAGTTTATAACACCTATTGAGAGAGAAGATATTATGGCATTGGCGGATGCAATAGACAACGTAACCGATGCAATTGAAGATGTGGTAATGCGTATGTATATGTATAATATTACAAGTATCCGTCCACAGGCCGTAAAAATGACCGAAATTATTGTCAAGTGCTGCAATTCGTTAAAGACGGCATTGGGTGAGTTTATCAATTTCAGAAAGTCGCAGAATTTGCATCAGTTTATTATTGAAGTCAACCAGCTGGAAGAAGAGGGAGACCGACTCTTTACGGAAGCGACAAGAGATTTGTATTGCAATTGCAATGACTTCAGAGAGGTCGCGGCATGGGATACTACTTTCCACTATCTTGAAAAGTGCTGTGATGCGTGCGAAGATGTTGCAGATGCCATAGAAAACGTTATAATGAAAAATTCTTAAAGAAAACTGTAAATATGTTAAATTGAAAACGTAATAATCGACAGAATATGAAACTAAGAAACTCAGGAAGCCTTTTGCCTGCCAGAGTACGTGAAAGTTTCAGGGAAGCTTTGCTCTAAAATGTAATATGATATTATCGGAATAAGCATTCCCTGCTTTGTAGTAATGTGAAAAATTAAATCCTGGACGGGAAAGTAAGAGGAAATATTTTGCTTTCTGATAAAGGGAGGCATTGTGATGAAATATTTACCATTTATATTGGCAGGAGGGGTATTCCTTTTTGTTCCTTGTGCTTTTCTTTATAGTTTCTTTAGAGAACAACGGTTTCTCAGGGATGTGTACAACACTGAAATAATATATGGAACCCTTGAATGTTTTGGAAGATACCGCAGAGGAGGTAGGCATAGCAGAAGTGGATATTTTGAATACGATGATAACAGCAATGGCTTCTACCACCCTGTTTTTATAGTCAGTGACGGCAACCGGACATATAAAGTTATGAACTTTTTTTCAAGAAAAGACTTGGATAAACAGCATATCGGACAGACTTTCAGATTAAGGTACATTAATAGGTTTCAGATTGAAAGATTTAAAATGGATGGATTTAAAATTAGTGGTTTTGAAAAAATTACGTACGTGATAATTGATGATGATTACGAGATAAACAAATATATAAGATGGATAAAGATGAATATATATGGTTGTCTGTTTCTTGCCATAGTATTTTCGATACCACTGTTATCCATATTATTTTTAATATATCTTTCATATTCTTCAGGTGTATAACGGATTTTTTTTATTTTTGTCACATATTTCCGTACTTGTTATAATAAAAAATGAGGACCGGTTTTATCCGGTCCTTTTCTATTTTGCATGCCTGTTGACTTTTGGCTTTTTATTCTGATTCTGATTCGTCCGGGATATTACCGCTGAGCATAGGCTCCTCAATTTGTTTTCCGTTAAGGGCGATATACACGCCTTTGCCCGGATGGGTTTCTTTTAATCGAATTCTCTTTATTTGCACAAACGGATCCATTTTGAACAGTCTAATTTTTGAGCTTAAATCGTTGTAGAGATTTTCAGCGCCCTTCTCCATGCAGGATTCGCACATGCAGATTGTAAACTCTTGCACATCAAATGCTGCCGTTCCTTTTTTACGTTCAGGGCTGCAGGTACTGTCACCGTGCTTTGGAGTATAATGTGTGTGCAAAAGTTCGTGAGCCAGAGGAGAATTCGGTTCACCGTAAAATTCATTGTACAGCCTTAAGATATCCGGATTCTCCTGGGATTTTCTGTATTTCGAAACTTTGTCTATATTTACAAGAACTTGCTGGCGCTTTTCAAGAGAATCTATTTTTTCGGGGACCGGATGTCCGGCTCCGCAGATACATCCACCGGGGCATGCCATTACTTCTATGAGGTCGTATCCCACGTCAACCCCGTTGAGTATTTTTTCAATGATAGGTTCAGCATTCTTAAGGCCGCTGACAACTGCCACGCGCACTTTTGTGCCGTTTACGTCTATGGTGGATTCTTTCACACCTTCAAAGCCGCGAATTTCTTCAAATTCAAGGTGGTCGGTGAGCACTTTTCCTGTAAGTTTCTCAACGGCCATACGAAGGGCGGCTTCAGCCACACCGCCGGAAGCACCAAACAGTATTCCGGCACCGGAAACCTGTTTGTAAGGCTCGTCAAATTCCTGAGGAACCACTTCCGAAGGTTTGATATCGGCAAGTTCCATCATTTCAAGCATTTCCGTAGTTGTAAGAACTGCGTCCACATCGCGGATGCCGTCGTGGATAAACTCCGGACGGGCAGCTTCATATTTCTTCGCAAGACATGGAACTATGGATACCACGAAAAGATCCTCTTTATTTATTCCCATAAGTTTTGCATAGTGATTTTTAACTGTTGCACCCATCATCATCTGCGGTGATTTGCAGGTGGACAGGTGAGGGATTATTTCGGGGTATCTCTTTTCAACGAAATTGATCCATCCCGGACAACAGGATGT comes from Acetivibrio thermocellus ATCC 27405 and encodes:
- a CDS encoding DUF47 domain-containing protein — protein: MARKKDSYYFDTFVELVNYSCQAANLLNQIMNNFKAEELPEKMKEMHDIEHSGDQARHVMIRKLAKEFITPIEREDIMALADAIDNVTDAIEDVVMRMYMYNITSIRPQAVKMTEIIVKCCNSLKTALGEFINFRKSQNLHQFIIEVNQLEEEGDRLFTEATRDLYCNCNDFREVAAWDTTFHYLEKCCDACEDVADAIENVIMKNS